A window from Chitinophaga filiformis encodes these proteins:
- a CDS encoding IS3 family transposase, with translation MGNVCGLFGKSRQAFYKRKNSDHQFGLEMAIVLDKAEQIRASQKRLGARKLHRMLSQTLQHHKIKLGRDRFFNLLAENGMLVRKRKRKKIRTTDSNHPFKKYPNLIKELKLSQANQVWVSDITYLPLVGSRFCYLSLITDAYSRKIVGYCLHPSLEAEGPIEALKMALSDIKNPIKYSLIHHSDRGSQYCSKNYIELLNDSHVGISMAEKGNPYENAIAERVNGILKLEFGLDRLFKNYEAAAAIVAETIRIYNEQRPHTSCDYLTPNQAHTKQGELVRRWRTKKKDGPKSGLTADTVNLIQD, from the coding sequence TTGGGTAATGTTTGCGGACTGTTTGGTAAAAGCAGACAAGCTTTTTATAAGCGGAAAAACAGCGATCATCAATTTGGCCTGGAAATGGCCATCGTTCTTGACAAAGCGGAGCAAATCAGAGCTTCACAAAAGCGACTGGGCGCCAGAAAACTTCATAGAATGCTTTCACAAACTCTTCAACATCATAAAATTAAATTAGGCAGGGATCGATTTTTCAATCTGTTGGCTGAAAATGGAATGCTTGTCCGTAAAAGAAAACGTAAGAAAATACGGACTACCGATTCTAATCATCCCTTCAAAAAATATCCTAATCTGATTAAAGAGCTGAAGCTTAGTCAGGCTAACCAGGTGTGGGTTAGTGATATTACTTACCTTCCTTTGGTAGGCTCCCGGTTCTGTTATTTGAGCCTGATAACTGATGCTTATTCAAGAAAAATCGTCGGTTATTGCTTACATCCATCACTGGAGGCCGAAGGGCCTATTGAGGCCTTAAAAATGGCTTTATCGGATATAAAGAATCCCATCAAATATAGCCTGATTCACCACTCTGACAGAGGGTCACAATATTGTAGTAAAAACTACATAGAATTACTTAATGATAGTCACGTCGGCATTAGTATGGCCGAGAAGGGCAACCCGTATGAAAATGCCATTGCTGAGCGAGTAAATGGAATATTAAAGTTAGAATTTGGCCTGGACCGGTTATTTAAAAACTATGAAGCCGCGGCTGCTATAGTAGCAGAGACTATCCGCATCTACAATGAACAAAGGCCTCATACAAGCTGCGACTATCTGACTCCGAATCAGGCACATACAAAACAAGGGGAATTAGTAAGGAGATGGCGAACCAAGAAAAAAGATGGTCCAAAATCAGGATTAACAGCAGATACTGTCAACCTGATCCAGGACTAA
- a CDS encoding SusD/RagB family nutrient-binding outer membrane lipoprotein produces the protein MKSLHKLLLVLCLPAMLLMPACTKDFEDLNTDKNKSGENSGVPEYNFTRAILEFTGNSDYSYDTWRVNIIYCSMMMQQLSNATWYAGDKYIQNDGWAAAYFERAYPDQIKYITDVIRVTKDNAYLSNLYNISRIAKVMIFHRLTDIYGDVPYSEAGKGYSDRNFAPKYDAQQEIYMDMLKELDEAAKALDATKAIPGQGDLIYNKGGSAPAAQVVANWKKLAYSLMLRLGMRLSKRDDAVAKTWVEKAYAGGLISSNEENAFIVHDASGGRTTVNRVSNILSGEWNAINNEGEACISKTFMDFLKNNNDPRLKYIAVVPASNSEVPADQLGMPNGYDTNGGATDISKAPGYPGDKKKYSVLNKNVLLKLNGPTFLVTYAQVELLLAEAAKRGWSVGADAATHYNNGVKAAMEQLAQYSATASISGADVQTYLTAHPYVDADGYNQINTQYWAACVLDWYEAWANWRRSGYPQLTPVNYVGNATGGKIPRRMLYPSSEIASNPTHYQEAITRQGTNALTTPVWWDKQ, from the coding sequence ATGAAATCTCTTCATAAATTATTACTCGTACTATGCCTGCCAGCAATGCTACTGATGCCGGCATGTACAAAGGACTTCGAAGATCTCAATACAGACAAGAATAAATCCGGCGAAAACAGCGGCGTTCCTGAATACAATTTCACACGCGCCATCCTTGAATTTACCGGTAACAGTGATTATAGCTATGACACATGGCGTGTGAACATCATCTACTGCTCTATGATGATGCAACAGTTATCCAACGCAACCTGGTATGCAGGTGATAAATACATACAGAATGACGGCTGGGCTGCTGCTTATTTTGAGCGCGCCTATCCTGATCAGATCAAGTACATCACGGACGTAATAAGGGTAACCAAAGACAATGCATACCTGTCTAACCTGTATAACATCAGCCGGATCGCCAAAGTCATGATCTTCCATCGCCTGACAGACATTTACGGGGACGTTCCTTATTCTGAAGCAGGTAAAGGATACAGTGACCGCAACTTCGCTCCCAAGTATGATGCACAGCAGGAGATCTACATGGATATGCTGAAGGAACTGGATGAAGCAGCGAAAGCACTGGATGCCACGAAAGCCATTCCCGGACAGGGAGACCTGATCTATAACAAAGGAGGTTCTGCTCCTGCTGCACAGGTAGTAGCCAACTGGAAGAAACTGGCCTACTCCCTGATGCTGCGCTTAGGTATGCGTCTGTCAAAAAGAGATGATGCCGTTGCAAAAACCTGGGTAGAAAAAGCTTATGCCGGTGGCCTGATATCTTCCAATGAAGAAAATGCCTTTATTGTACACGATGCATCTGGCGGCAGGACTACTGTGAACAGGGTGAGCAACATCCTTTCCGGTGAATGGAACGCCATCAACAACGAAGGTGAGGCCTGTATCAGCAAGACCTTTATGGACTTCCTGAAGAACAACAACGATCCTCGCCTGAAATACATTGCAGTGGTACCTGCCAGCAATAGTGAAGTACCGGCAGATCAGCTGGGCATGCCCAACGGCTATGATACCAACGGAGGCGCTACCGATATCAGCAAAGCGCCTGGTTATCCCGGCGATAAGAAAAAATACTCTGTTCTGAATAAAAATGTATTACTGAAGCTCAACGGACCTACCTTCCTGGTAACTTATGCACAGGTGGAACTCCTGCTGGCAGAAGCAGCCAAAAGAGGATGGAGCGTTGGCGCTGATGCCGCCACTCACTATAACAATGGCGTGAAAGCTGCAATGGAACAACTCGCACAATACAGCGCTACTGCTTCGATCAGTGGCGCTGATGTGCAAACCTATCTGACAGCTCATCCATATGTTGATGCTGACGGTTACAACCAGATCAATACACAATATTGGGCAGCCTGTGTGCTGGACTGGTATGAAGCATGGGCCAACTGGCGCAGAAGCGGTTATCCGCAGCTGACACCTGTGAACTATGTTGGAAATGCCACCGGTGGAAAGATACCGCGCAGAATGCTGTATCCTTCCTCAGAGATTGCCTCTAACCCGACTCACTACCAGGAAGCCATTACAAGACAAGGCACTAATGCTTTGACCACCCCTGTATGGTGGGACAAGCAGTAA
- a CDS encoding SusC/RagA family TonB-linked outer membrane protein, giving the protein MTSKLRFNKACITAGVMLGLMLADSTQMAFAAPMPLSSMRQQKQIRGVVRDKNGNPIPGVNVLIKNSNVGTTTGTDGKFVINVKSPSDILVFRFIGFLTQEVPAGDQSSIDVTLQDDVANINEVVVTALGIRKEARSNGYAVSKVQGADMTKAREISVANALEGRVAGVNSTPPATGPGGSSRVTIRGNSSLSGANQPLYVVNGIPMNNANLGSAGKWGGTDLGDGISSINPDDIEDMTILKGAAASALYGQRGVNGVILITTKSGKAGKMQVELNSNATIDKANDFLDFQEVYGQGIKGAKPTSVDAAMNAGLSSWGSKLDGSPATMFDGVSRPYSKQGNHIKDFYKTGSTFSNTLAIAGGSDKTTYRIALGDLRSNGIYPNTEYIRDNVNIDLNYKLSDKFSGQTNVIYAKEVTNNRSNLSDAPGNGNYAIAFLPANVAAATLAPGYDAQMNEIRYSTDKFSTNPFFAANRFINNTKKDRVLGVTSLRYTPLPWLFIQARVANDYFGFNATSITPTGTAYREKGSLDMERNRQFNETNIDALLGINREIVSKLNLNFTAGANLLKKKDKVNDVTASNFAFPFVYNPTTAATKDSKITEYNKEVQSVYGSLELSWNSILYLTVTDRNDWSSTLPKQNNSYNYPSVSGSYVFSETFKTNWLSFGKIRAGYAQVGGDAEEYKTALYYSTMSSSVNGVPIGDIDNKIPNKALKPLKVTELEIGTELKLFNNRVFGDFSWYNKQASNDIVTATVSAGSGYNSALVNVGKLENKGIELMIGGTPVKTANFGWTTTFNFAHNKNKVIALAEGQNSMLVEGGESRTEDGFINHVVGLPYSQIMVYDFKRNAKGELIVNASGAPQRTDALIAQGTGVAPYTGGWSNDISYGRFHLNFLIDFKAGGKIYSGTNANAYAYGLHKETLAGREGGVVVKGVSETGEAKTTTVAVDDYYKALSDISVLYVYKSDFIKFRSLSLTYDFSKKALGNRLNGVSVSLVGRNLFYIKKSTPNIDPESNYSNSNAQGLEYAGLPTTRSYGVNLNVKF; this is encoded by the coding sequence ATGACAAGTAAATTACGCTTTAACAAAGCTTGCATTACTGCCGGAGTAATGCTCGGCCTTATGCTTGCAGACAGCACGCAGATGGCCTTCGCTGCTCCTATGCCTCTATCGAGCATGAGGCAGCAGAAGCAGATCAGGGGAGTCGTTAGGGACAAGAACGGTAACCCCATACCTGGTGTTAACGTATTGATCAAAAACAGCAATGTAGGTACCACCACAGGCACAGATGGCAAGTTTGTTATTAATGTTAAATCCCCATCAGACATTCTTGTATTCAGATTCATTGGTTTCCTCACACAGGAAGTACCAGCAGGAGACCAGTCATCCATCGATGTAACCCTTCAGGACGATGTAGCCAATATCAATGAGGTAGTGGTAACGGCATTGGGCATACGTAAAGAAGCGCGTAGTAATGGTTACGCTGTATCAAAAGTACAGGGCGCAGACATGACCAAGGCCAGGGAGATCAGTGTGGCCAATGCCCTGGAAGGCCGTGTGGCCGGTGTGAACAGCACGCCTCCAGCTACTGGCCCTGGTGGTTCTTCCCGTGTCACCATCAGAGGTAACTCATCCCTGAGCGGCGCCAATCAGCCATTGTATGTGGTAAATGGTATTCCGATGAACAACGCTAACCTTGGTTCCGCCGGCAAATGGGGTGGTACCGATCTTGGTGATGGTATCTCCAGCATTAACCCGGACGATATCGAAGATATGACCATCCTTAAAGGTGCGGCGGCTTCCGCGCTGTACGGACAACGCGGCGTGAACGGTGTGATCCTCATCACCACCAAGTCAGGTAAAGCCGGAAAAATGCAGGTGGAGTTAAACAGCAACGCCACTATTGATAAGGCAAATGATTTCCTGGACTTCCAGGAGGTATACGGACAGGGTATTAAAGGTGCAAAACCAACTTCAGTAGATGCTGCAATGAACGCTGGCCTGTCCAGCTGGGGCAGCAAATTGGATGGCTCTCCTGCCACCATGTTCGATGGTGTATCCCGCCCTTATTCCAAACAGGGTAACCACATCAAAGACTTCTATAAAACAGGATCTACGTTCAGCAATACGCTCGCAATAGCGGGTGGAAGCGATAAAACAACTTACCGCATTGCACTGGGAGATCTGCGCAGCAATGGTATATATCCTAATACAGAATACATCCGCGACAACGTAAACATTGATCTCAACTATAAATTATCAGATAAATTCAGCGGGCAGACAAACGTTATCTATGCGAAGGAAGTCACCAACAACCGTTCTAACCTGAGTGATGCTCCCGGTAACGGCAACTATGCCATTGCCTTCCTGCCGGCCAACGTGGCTGCAGCCACCCTGGCTCCCGGTTATGATGCACAGATGAACGAAATAAGGTACAGTACGGATAAATTCAGTACGAACCCTTTCTTTGCTGCCAACCGCTTTATAAACAACACAAAGAAAGATCGTGTCCTGGGCGTAACAAGCCTGCGGTATACGCCCTTGCCATGGTTGTTCATCCAGGCTCGTGTAGCGAATGACTACTTTGGCTTCAACGCCACATCTATCACACCTACAGGTACTGCTTACCGTGAAAAGGGTAGCCTGGACATGGAACGTAACCGCCAGTTCAATGAAACAAACATTGACGCGTTACTGGGTATCAACAGGGAAATTGTGAGCAAGCTGAATCTGAATTTCACTGCCGGCGCCAACCTGCTGAAGAAAAAAGATAAGGTAAACGACGTGACTGCTTCCAACTTCGCATTCCCATTCGTTTACAATCCCACCACAGCGGCTACCAAAGACAGTAAGATCACAGAATATAATAAAGAAGTGCAGTCGGTATATGGTTCATTGGAATTATCATGGAACAGTATATTATACCTGACTGTGACTGACCGTAATGACTGGAGCAGCACTTTGCCAAAGCAGAACAATTCCTATAATTACCCCTCTGTAAGCGGATCTTATGTATTCTCAGAAACATTCAAAACCAACTGGCTGAGCTTCGGTAAGATCAGGGCAGGCTATGCACAAGTGGGCGGCGATGCTGAAGAATATAAAACAGCGCTTTACTACAGCACCATGAGCAGCAGCGTCAACGGTGTGCCAATAGGTGATATAGATAATAAGATCCCTAACAAGGCGCTGAAACCACTGAAGGTAACAGAACTGGAGATCGGTACTGAATTGAAACTGTTCAACAACCGTGTATTCGGTGACTTCAGCTGGTACAATAAACAGGCATCCAACGACATCGTAACCGCTACAGTATCCGCAGGATCCGGTTACAACAGTGCCCTGGTGAATGTGGGTAAACTGGAGAATAAAGGTATAGAACTGATGATTGGCGGTACGCCGGTAAAGACTGCTAACTTCGGATGGACCACTACTTTCAACTTTGCGCATAACAAGAATAAAGTGATAGCACTGGCAGAAGGACAGAATTCCATGCTGGTGGAAGGTGGCGAATCACGTACGGAAGACGGGTTTATCAATCACGTGGTAGGATTGCCCTACTCGCAGATCATGGTATATGATTTCAAACGCAATGCAAAAGGGGAGCTGATCGTGAATGCCTCGGGCGCTCCGCAACGCACAGACGCCCTGATCGCGCAGGGTACAGGCGTAGCGCCATACACCGGCGGATGGAGCAACGACATCTCTTACGGAAGATTTCACCTGAACTTCCTGATCGATTTCAAAGCAGGAGGAAAGATCTATTCAGGTACCAATGCCAATGCCTACGCATATGGTCTGCACAAGGAAACACTGGCCGGACGTGAAGGCGGTGTGGTTGTAAAAGGCGTATCAGAAACAGGTGAAGCAAAAACCACTACTGTCGCCGTAGATGATTATTACAAGGCGCTGTCCGATATTTCTGTGCTGTATGTTTACAAATCAGATTTCATCAAGTTCCGCTCTCTGAGCCTGACTTACGATTTCAGCAAAAAGGCATTAGGTAACAGGTTGAATGGTGTCAGCGTATCACTGGTAGGTCGTAACCTTTTCTACATCAAGAAATCTACGCCCAATATTGATCCTGAATCCAACTACAGTAACAGCAATGCACAGGGACTCGAGTATGCAGGTCTGCCTACCACCCGCTCCTATGGTGTTAACCTGAATGTTAAATTCTAA
- a CDS encoding SusD/RagB family nutrient-binding outer membrane lipoprotein: MNKGRTVINVIIVLLSGLTLPVACTRNFESINTNPYDLYDDDLQGNFKLIGDPLVQAMLNIYVSNDVSVTQLQQNLMGDVFSGYMMTPSPFQDNRNNITYDLLDNWNDDAWLTAYGNVMPNCRFVMDKCRGKYPDFYAWAQIIRVLAMHRISDIYGPVIYTRYAMINADRSIDYDSQEAAYNAFFNDLDSAITTLSNYVPTATSNRFKNFDLSYDGDYVKWIKLANTLRLRLALRISEVSPARARKEGEAALNQEYGILNSIDENFTINIAPLTHPLNVICNSWNDIRMGASMESFLCGYHDPRISSYFIPADARNGIYRGIRNGITITSKDAYSGFSKLALQPSRIQLCTAAEAWFLKAEAALYSWKGAGDAQDNYEKGIYTSFKQYDLSAAYSKYISNDTSTPKPYSDPKNPVNNVPSGSPYLSNCTVKWVHNAPVHEKLERIITQKWIAMFPDGQEAWSEFRRTGYPKLFPVVVNNSGGKIPTYTFIRRIPFIQFEYATNLAGVQRAVATLKGEDNGGTRLWWDKP, translated from the coding sequence ATGAATAAAGGAAGAACCGTAATTAACGTAATCATTGTTTTACTCTCAGGGTTGACGCTTCCGGTTGCCTGCACCCGCAACTTTGAAAGCATCAATACCAATCCCTACGATCTGTATGATGATGACCTGCAGGGCAATTTCAAACTGATTGGCGACCCGCTGGTACAAGCCATGCTGAATATCTATGTCAGCAATGACGTATCGGTTACCCAGCTGCAGCAGAACCTGATGGGCGATGTGTTTTCCGGTTACATGATGACGCCCAGTCCCTTTCAGGACAATCGCAATAACATTACCTACGACCTCCTGGACAACTGGAATGACGACGCCTGGCTGACCGCCTATGGCAATGTTATGCCCAACTGCAGGTTCGTTATGGATAAATGCAGGGGGAAATACCCCGACTTCTATGCCTGGGCACAGATCATCAGGGTATTGGCAATGCACAGGATAAGTGATATTTATGGCCCTGTTATTTATACCCGCTACGCGATGATCAATGCTGACCGCAGCATAGATTACGACTCGCAGGAAGCTGCTTACAATGCATTTTTCAATGACCTCGATTCTGCTATTACCACACTAAGCAATTATGTACCAACAGCTACGTCAAACAGGTTTAAGAACTTTGATCTCTCTTATGATGGTGACTATGTAAAATGGATAAAGCTGGCCAATACATTACGCCTGCGGCTGGCACTTCGTATATCCGAGGTCTCACCTGCCAGGGCGCGCAAGGAAGGAGAAGCTGCACTAAACCAGGAATACGGCATCCTGAACAGCATTGACGAGAACTTTACGATCAATATTGCGCCACTCACGCATCCGCTGAATGTAATCTGCAATTCATGGAATGATATCAGGATGGGCGCTTCTATGGAATCCTTCCTTTGTGGTTATCATGATCCGCGTATAAGCAGCTACTTTATTCCGGCAGATGCGCGCAACGGGATCTATCGTGGCATCAGAAATGGTATTACTATCACCAGTAAAGATGCGTATTCGGGTTTTTCAAAACTGGCCTTGCAACCGTCGCGTATTCAACTTTGTACCGCAGCAGAAGCCTGGTTCCTGAAAGCTGAAGCGGCACTCTACTCCTGGAAAGGCGCCGGCGATGCACAAGATAATTATGAGAAAGGGATCTACACTTCCTTTAAACAATATGACCTGAGCGCTGCTTACAGCAAGTATATTAGTAATGATACCTCTACCCCTAAACCATATAGTGACCCCAAAAATCCTGTGAACAATGTTCCTTCAGGCAGTCCGTATCTCAGCAACTGTACTGTTAAATGGGTGCATAATGCACCGGTACATGAAAAGCTGGAGCGGATCATCACCCAGAAATGGATTGCGATGTTTCCCGATGGACAGGAAGCCTGGTCTGAGTTCCGGCGTACGGGGTATCCAAAACTCTTCCCCGTAGTAGTCAACAACAGTGGCGGAAAAATTCCCACCTACACATTCATCCGCCGCATTCCCTTCATTCAATTTGAATATGCCACCAATCTGGCTGGCGTACAAAGAGCCGTTGCAACCCTGAAAGGAGAAGATAATGGCGGCACAAGATTATGGTGGGACAAACCATAA
- a CDS encoding SusC/RagA family TonB-linked outer membrane protein translates to MRGKSYFCKVCIIAGFLLMPSLTGNGLLYAQQPPSACNGCITIAAGNRSIAEIMAEIAKQSHLNFHYDKTAIDLNKRISLHCKDLPVRDVLDKLSIRTGLSFLIKEDKIIVWASATAATSSTGAGDCDNPVQITGRVQDIRGRPLPGSTILVKGTHKGVHTDDEGYYSIQITPADILVFRSVGFLIKEIIPGEQRTLDVTLTESVFGLNEQVVTALGIPKSNKELPYSTGQLLNDDISTVKDANVINSLSGKVAGVMINRSASGIGGSARVILRGNKSTRENQPLYIIDGVPMANFTPSQPTDIWGQSSGIVGTAGRDGGDGISNINPDDIESISVLKSASSAALYGSQAANGVIMITTKKGNAGKGRINVASDLMVDAPLLLPKLQFRYGQTTRPYKDDKDKLQPGSADSWGDKIQAPNHIRDFFRTGLTSTNGISYSGGAEKTQYYLSYANTMSRGILPANHFQRHTFNTRITANMLKKKLALDANISYVIQDVLNRPSSGLYYNALTGLYNMPRGLDFNTYKQYEYYDALSNLPLQNWWNIRRDRDWTGLDDQQNPYWVQKRDQRREARYRGMASLSLKYRLTNWLWLQARANIDKSNDRYEMSAHAGTQQVLSPPNGRFTREVETNTQLYADMMLTGSKQLSSQWKLQAMLGVSITDVKAHDRTLISTNPTAAEGLIVPNVFSVDNISAKALDGQKSIDKKQLQALFGSAQLNWKQRVFLDLTGRNDWSSTFAFTPIKDKGYFYYSAGISSVLSEWFNLPAAISFAKVRVSYAKAGNDIAPYASRPARFLIMTTAGVTRINFNTRAPYPGIYLKPEDNRSLETGAEFRFLKDRVGIDVTWYKNNNYQQYMEVRAPSGSGFLFYYLNLGNIQNKGWEATLNIVPVQKTQWKWNTNFNLTINSNKVVKLSNNSIPGAGPDNYYVLTDFLTNMYGSFIKEGGSWGDIYTNKELYRNDKGQLVIDNQGNLMTRNVLKKVGNPNPRFMLGWNNSITYKNYALSFLVDGRFGGKVMSVTNSVLDSYGVSEASARARDAGGVKINAVYEDGTPLTGTYDERRYFATIGSRAGIGETYMYDATNIRLREISLTWKLPLKSKWINMMQVGLIGRNLCFFKLDAPFDPEVSMSSGNGLQGIDVFGVSALRSIGANIKLVL, encoded by the coding sequence ATGAGGGGAAAATCATACTTCTGTAAAGTATGTATTATTGCCGGCTTCCTGTTAATGCCTTCATTGACGGGTAACGGGCTTCTTTATGCCCAACAGCCACCCTCCGCCTGCAACGGATGCATCACGATTGCCGCTGGTAACAGAAGCATTGCTGAGATCATGGCTGAAATAGCCAAACAGAGCCACCTTAATTTTCATTACGATAAAACAGCCATTGATCTTAATAAAAGGATCTCCCTTCACTGTAAAGATCTTCCCGTCAGGGACGTACTTGATAAGCTTTCTATCCGTACAGGACTTTCTTTCCTCATAAAAGAAGATAAGATCATTGTCTGGGCTTCGGCAACAGCAGCTACCAGCAGTACAGGCGCGGGCGACTGTGATAACCCGGTACAGATAACAGGCCGGGTACAGGACATCCGCGGCCGGCCATTACCCGGCTCCACCATCCTTGTCAAAGGCACGCACAAAGGCGTGCATACTGATGATGAAGGCTATTACAGTATTCAAATAACGCCGGCAGATATACTCGTCTTCCGCTCTGTAGGGTTCCTTATTAAAGAGATCATTCCGGGCGAACAACGCACACTGGACGTGACATTGACCGAAAGCGTATTCGGGCTGAATGAACAGGTAGTCACCGCATTAGGTATTCCCAAAAGCAACAAAGAGCTCCCCTACTCCACCGGCCAGCTGCTCAACGACGATATCTCCACCGTAAAAGACGCCAATGTGATCAACAGCCTTTCCGGCAAAGTAGCCGGGGTCATGATCAACAGGAGCGCTTCAGGTATAGGCGGATCGGCCAGGGTCATACTCCGCGGGAATAAATCCACCCGGGAAAATCAGCCGCTCTATATCATTGACGGTGTTCCTATGGCCAACTTCACGCCTTCACAACCCACTGATATCTGGGGGCAATCGTCCGGCATTGTAGGTACCGCCGGCAGGGATGGTGGCGATGGTATCTCCAACATCAACCCCGATGACATTGAAAGCATCAGTGTCTTGAAAAGCGCCTCCTCAGCGGCTTTATATGGCAGCCAGGCGGCCAATGGCGTGATCATGATCACGACTAAAAAAGGCAACGCGGGCAAAGGGCGTATCAATGTAGCAAGCGACCTGATGGTAGACGCGCCCCTCCTGTTGCCCAAACTCCAGTTCCGCTATGGACAAACCACACGCCCTTACAAGGACGACAAAGACAAGCTGCAGCCAGGTTCTGCCGACAGCTGGGGAGATAAGATACAGGCGCCCAACCATATCAGGGATTTCTTCCGCACCGGTCTGACGTCCACCAATGGCATTTCCTATAGCGGCGGAGCAGAGAAGACACAATACTATCTGTCATATGCCAATACCATGAGCAGGGGTATTCTGCCTGCCAATCATTTCCAGCGGCATACTTTCAATACCCGTATCACCGCCAATATGCTGAAGAAGAAACTGGCCCTGGATGCCAATATTTCTTACGTGATACAGGATGTACTGAACCGCCCATCCTCCGGCCTGTATTATAATGCACTGACAGGACTATACAATATGCCCCGGGGACTGGACTTCAATACCTACAAGCAATACGAATATTATGATGCGCTCAGTAACCTGCCATTGCAGAACTGGTGGAACATCCGCAGGGACCGCGACTGGACGGGTCTGGACGACCAGCAGAACCCTTATTGGGTGCAAAAGCGCGACCAGCGCAGGGAAGCAAGATACAGGGGCATGGCCTCCCTTTCACTGAAATACCGGCTCACAAACTGGTTATGGTTACAGGCAAGGGCTAACATTGATAAAAGCAACGACCGCTATGAGATGTCTGCACACGCAGGTACACAACAGGTGCTAAGTCCGCCAAACGGCCGGTTTACCCGCGAAGTGGAAACCAACACACAATTGTATGCAGACATGATGCTGACCGGCAGCAAACAGTTGTCTTCGCAGTGGAAGCTGCAGGCTATGCTGGGTGTCAGCATCACCGATGTAAAAGCGCACGACAGAACATTGATCAGTACCAATCCTACCGCCGCAGAAGGATTGATCGTGCCGAATGTATTTTCGGTAGATAATATCTCCGCCAAAGCACTGGACGGACAAAAGAGCATCGACAAGAAACAATTACAGGCGCTTTTCGGCAGTGCACAGCTGAACTGGAAGCAGCGCGTGTTCCTGGACCTGACGGGCCGGAATGACTGGTCCAGCACTTTCGCCTTTACACCGATCAAAGACAAGGGATATTTCTATTACTCAGCAGGTATCAGTTCTGTACTGAGTGAATGGTTCAACCTGCCGGCAGCCATCAGCTTTGCAAAGGTCCGCGTGTCGTATGCCAAAGCAGGTAATGACATTGCACCTTATGCATCCAGGCCGGCCCGTTTCCTGATTATGACCACGGCTGGCGTTACCCGTATCAATTTCAATACCCGCGCTCCTTACCCGGGCATCTACCTGAAACCGGAAGATAACCGCTCGCTGGAAACAGGTGCCGAGTTCCGCTTCCTGAAAGACCGTGTTGGCATTGACGTGACCTGGTACAAGAATAACAATTATCAGCAGTATATGGAGGTACGCGCTCCCTCCGGCTCAGGCTTCCTGTTCTATTACCTGAACCTGGGCAATATCCAGAATAAAGGGTGGGAAGCAACACTGAACATTGTGCCCGTACAGAAAACACAGTGGAAATGGAATACCAATTTCAATCTGACGATCAATAGTAATAAAGTAGTAAAACTCAGCAACAACAGCATACCTGGTGCAGGGCCGGATAATTATTACGTTCTCACCGACTTCCTGACCAATATGTATGGGTCTTTTATTAAGGAAGGCGGTTCCTGGGGAGATATTTATACCAATAAGGAACTGTACAGGAATGACAAAGGACAGCTTGTTATTGATAACCAGGGCAACCTGATGACCCGGAACGTATTGAAGAAAGTAGGTAATCCCAATCCACGTTTTATGTTAGGCTGGAACAACTCCATCACGTACAAAAACTATGCGCTCAGTTTCCTGGTAGACGGTCGTTTTGGTGGTAAGGTCATGAGTGTGACCAACTCTGTGCTGGACAGCTATGGCGTTAGCGAGGCCAGCGCCAGAGCCAGGGATGCAGGAGGCGTGAAAATCAATGCCGTATATGAAGATGGCACCCCACTTACAGGTACCTACGATGAACGCAGGTATTTTGCCACCATCGGCAGCAGGGCAGGCATCGGCGAAACGTATATGTACGATGCCACCAATATCCGGCTCAGGGAGATATCACTTACCTGGAAATTACCGTTAAAGAGCAAATGGATCAACATGATGCAGGTCGGACTGATAGGCAGGAACCTCTGCTTTTTCAAACTGGATGCTCCTTTTGATCCTGAAGTATCCATGAGCAGCGGTAACGGACTACAGGGAATAGACGTATTCGGCGTATCGGCTTTAAGAAGCATTGGCGCTAATATTAAACTCGTCTTGTAA